The window GACGTCGAATACGACCCCCGGGCAGTCTCGCGAGACGACCTGGACCGGGGCGATCTGGTCTTGATCTCCGAAGACGACGCGACCGGCCGCCGGGTAACCCTGCTGACCGAGGCCGGCTCGGCCGTCACCGCCGAGGTCGACGACAAGGGGATCTACCTGGACCCGGGCGACAGCGCCGAGATCGCAATCTCGGTTCGAGAGCGGGGGGGAGTGCCGCGGCGGGACGTCACCGTCCACCTGTGGGAGTATCAATCCGTTACCGTTCCGGAGTCGGCGAACCGGCGTGCCGGGACCGTGCTGACGCGAGTCGGGTCGGAGTCGAGTCTCCGGCAACGGGTGCGGTTCGTCCCGACGTTCGTTTTCCCGCGGGGCCGGTCCGAGCCCCTGGTCGTACCGATCGCCGCGATGCGACCAGGTCCGGCCCTGCTCGCCCTGACGGTGGATGATCAGGGCCCGGACCTGCTCGAGTCCAGACCCTGGGGCCTCAACAGCTACGGCGGGGTGCGGGTCCTCCCCCGCGACAGCTACCGATCCGTCCCTCCCGACGTCCGGACGAGCTGGGAGTTCATGTATCGGACGGTTTTCCGTTATTACCGACTCGTCTACCCGGCGATGTCCCAGGTGATCGACTTCTCCAACCAGACGCAGATGGAGGACAACGCCGAGCGGATCGCGCAGGGGATCGATCCCCGGCTTCGGTCGAACACCCGCTTCATGCCGGTCTCCCGCGACCTCTCCGCGGGGAAGCGAGCGCTCATCGTCGAGTGGGCGGCGAGGGTGGTCCGGGATCGGAGGTAGGGGTGGATCAGCGAGGAGCCGGGCCCTCCAGCTCCCTAACCAGTCGCTGGAAGTCGGGGCGGCCTCGGAGCGGGGCGAGGTCGAGGTCCTCCGATTTAAGTCCGAGGAATTGGTGGGGCTGGCGGAACAGGCCCGTCCCGGCCGCGTCCCGGAGCAGAGCGATCGCCCGCTCCTGATAACGCTCGACGCGGCGTCGGGTCTCCGCCGCCGGGGGGCCCGGCGGTCGGGACGCGACCTCGGACGCGGTCGAGAAGCCGCAGGCGGCGTAGAGCAGGCCCAGGCCGAACCGGGGGGACCTCGCCACGGCCTTCTCAAGGACGTCGGCGGCCCGTTCGTGCTCTCCGGCCCGCACGAGGTGCATGGCGTAGAGGCATTCGATGAGGCAGCACTGGTCCGTGAAGTTCGGGACGTCGGGGTGCTCGCGCGCCATCTTCTGGCCGTCTTCGCGGACCTGCACGAAGAGCGACGAGATCAGCCCGGGGACCCGCGCGTTTGAATAGGCCGTCGCGACCAGCACGCAGCCGTCGACCAGGCTGGACTTGAGCCCGAGGTCGTGCGGATTCTCGGAGACCAGCCGTTCCCGGAGGGACAGGGCCCCGTCGAGCATGGGCCGGGCCGAGGCAAAGTCCTCCTCGCTCAGGAGGCAGCCCAGGAGGAGGTCGGCCTCGGCCTGCTCGTTCAGCGAGTCGGCGGCGGCGAGCCCCGCCTGGTCCAGCCATGCGCATTGCATCACGGATCGCTCCAGGAGAACCCGGGCGTCCGACGGCTCGCGGAGGATCAGCGTGAGCAGGCGGCCGAGCCGATTGAGGCTGGTCGCCAGGCGGAGGCGGTAATCGCGGGACGCGGGATGGTCGTCGACGAGTCGCTCCCAGGCCGCGACCGCCCGTCCCAGGAACGCCCTGGCCTCGTCAACCTGGCGGTCGGCCGCGCAGTAGGCCCCAAGCTCGTCCAGCGCCCAGGCGGCCCCCTCGCGTGACTCGACGTCGCCGGGGTCGTGCTCGACGAGGCTCGAGAACCTCGCGAGAGCGCGGAGCGCCAGGGACCTGGCCTCGCGGGGCTCGCCGAGTTCCCCCGTGATTTTGGCCAGGCGCAGGTCGCTCCGGCCCCGTGCGACGACGACCCGACGGCTCTCGCCCCCCTCGCGGGAGAGCTGCTCGTGGAAGGCCCTGGCCTCGGCCAAGAGGTCCTGACGGAGCTTCTCCAGGCCGAGGGCCTTGAGCCTCGGGTCCTCGCCCACCTTGGTGAAGAATCGGTCGACGGCCCTCAGGGCGACGTCGAGGTTCCGCTCCGCCTTGGACCGCGCCGAGGCCTCGCGCTGGCCGGCCGCTTCGAGCAGGCCCGTCGCCACGGCGAGGCAGAGGGTCGTCACGAGGAGGGTCGCCCCCAGGGCCGTCGAGAGGGTCCGATGTCGCGAGACCCATCGAATCACGCGGACCGCCGGCGGCTCCCGGTACGCGGAGACCGGCTCTCCCGCCAGGTGGGATTGCACGTCCTTCGCCAGCGCGTCGGCCGTGGGGTAGCGGTCGCCCGGCGACTTCTCCAGGCACTTCAGGCAGATCGCCTCCAGGGCCGCGGAGACCTCGCCGTTGCGCGGACGAGGCCGCGCGGGGGCCTCGTGGACCGCCTTCCGGAGCAGCTCGTCCTTGGTGCCGCGGAACGGGGGCTCGCCCGTGAGGATCTCGTAGAGGATGGCCCCCAACCCGTAGACGTCGCTCCGTTCGTCGACCTGGTCGAGCCGCCCGAGCGCCTGCTCCGGGGGGATGTAAGCCAGCGTCCCCACGATCGAGCCGGCGGCCGTTTCGTCCCAGCATTCCTCGTGGGAGTCGGCCTCGATGGGCGGAGTGGCGGCGGTCCTGCCGCGGGACTCCGGCCCCGGCTCCGACTCGGTCGCGCCGACGACCTTGGCCATCCCCCAATCGAGGACGATCACCTCGCCGTAGTCGCCCAGCGCGACGTTCTGCCCCTTGAGGTCGCGATGGATGACGCCCCGGCTGTGCGCGTAGGCGACGACCTGGCAGACACTCGCAAACGCGCCCAGCAGATTTCGCAGCTCGACCCTCCCCGCCGAGCCGTCTCGACGACCCTGGTGGTAGGCCTGGGCCGACTCCGCCATCGTCCGGCCTTCGATGAGGCGCATCGTGTAATATGCGCGCCCGCCCCCTTGGTCGCGCGAGAGGTCGAAGACCGGGACGATGCCGGGGTGCTGCAACTGCCCCGTGATGCGGGCCTCCCTGAGGAAGCGAGCCCGCATCGAGGGGTCGGCGGCCTTGCCGGGCTGGAGCTTCTTGAGGGCGACTTCGCGGCCCAGGTCGTGGTCGCGGGCCCGCCAGACCTCCCCCATCCCCCCCTGGGCGTGCTTCTCGACGAGCTCGTAGCGGACGCCGCCGGGCGGCCTCGACGCCGAGGGAGGTCCGCCCGGGAGTTCGAGCGCCAGGTCATGGGGGAGCTCGATCGTCGTCGCCCATCCCGGCCCGTCGACGCCCGTCTCAAGCGAGACCTCCGACCAAAGATGTGTCTCGCCTTCGCGGCGCCGGGGGGGCCTCGATGGCAGCTCGCCGCCCAGGTCGACGTCGTCCATCGCCGATTGGACGGCCTCGGCGTCGTCGCGGAACCGTTGGATGTACTCGGTCAATTCGGGCCGCTCTCCGCGACCTGCGCGGAGTTCGACCTCCAGGGCGATCAGCTCGCGGAGCACGGCCGGACGTTCCGCCTCGCCCAGGCCTTCGAGGAACGACTCGATCTTCGCCCCGCCGGCGTCGCGCCACGACTCTTCGTACTTCGCGCAGGCAGCGGCCACCACGCGTCGGACGTCGAAGGCCGGGTTCATCGGGGCTCGGTCGGGGTGGGCGAACATGGATGACGGCTCTCCGAAGTCGACGAGCGAATCCGTCCCCGTTGGTTTCGGCCCGATCCTGGGGCCGGCCGCGCCTCGATCCGCCGTCCACCCTCGGCAGGTCCGTCCGGCCCGACCTCCATCATCCTCGACGGCCGTCGCAAGCCGATATCAAAATTTGCTTTATCACCATCGGCGATCGGACGTTGAGGGACGGCCCCTCCTGGTCGGGGACCGATGGCGCGTTCACGGCTCGCGGAACCCCTCCCAGGCCGAGCGGATCCAGTTCAACTGGGCGGCGATGGTGCGACGGCTGTATCCGAGCTTGTCGGCGATCTCCTGATTGGTGAACCCCTCCAGCTTCCAGAGGGCGATCCGCCGGAGCTTGAACGTCGGGTCTTCGCGGTCGAGGGCGGCCAGGAGCACGCGGCATCCTTCCGCGAGTGCGGCCGCCAGCTCGGGAGTCGGTTCGTCGCCGAGTATGCCGTCCAGGCCGCCGCGCTCCTCCGGGCCCGCGAGGGCCGCCTCGTCGAGCACCCTCCCCTGGCCCCTCTTGAGCCGCGCATGATGCTTGCGGAGGTTGACGGCCTTGCGGGCCGTCACCTCGAAGAGGGACCGCCAGAGGTCGTCGCGATCGACCAGCTTGGGGAATCGGCCGGCGGCCACCGCCTGCACGAAGCTGTCGAAGGCGCTCAGCGCCACATCTTCTTCATAGTGGTCCAGCCCGCGACCGCCGGCCAGTTTCGCGCGGGCGAGCCGGACCAGGCGGCCGTAGTACCGCTCCCAGAGAGGCTGCGCGGCCGCGTGGTCCCCCCGCCTGAGGGGGTCGAGCCATTGCGAGATGGAACCAAACGCCTCGGTCGTCATGCGGGGTACGCCTCGCGTCAGATGCCGCCCTGGAGCCGCCGGATCAGGATCGGCATATTTCTGTCCAATTCATCATCAGCATATCGGCCCCGGAGCTGGGAGCCAAGGTCGTTCGACCGGAAGCCGCGACCACTCGACCGCCGCGCACTTATCGGCCTTCCGTCGATGAAAGTGGACTGCGGCGGGGGAAGGGTGCTCCCCGCTCGCCTCTCGCTCACCGCCCGCAGCACGCCAATCCCGCC of the Paludisphaera mucosa genome contains:
- a CDS encoding serine/threonine-protein kinase, with protein sequence MFAHPDRAPMNPAFDVRRVVAAACAKYEESWRDAGGAKIESFLEGLGEAERPAVLRELIALEVELRAGRGERPELTEYIQRFRDDAEAVQSAMDDVDLGGELPSRPPRRREGETHLWSEVSLETGVDGPGWATTIELPHDLALELPGGPPSASRPPGGVRYELVEKHAQGGMGEVWRARDHDLGREVALKKLQPGKAADPSMRARFLREARITGQLQHPGIVPVFDLSRDQGGGRAYYTMRLIEGRTMAESAQAYHQGRRDGSAGRVELRNLLGAFASVCQVVAYAHSRGVIHRDLKGQNVALGDYGEVIVLDWGMAKVVGATESEPGPESRGRTAATPPIEADSHEECWDETAAGSIVGTLAYIPPEQALGRLDQVDERSDVYGLGAILYEILTGEPPFRGTKDELLRKAVHEAPARPRPRNGEVSAALEAICLKCLEKSPGDRYPTADALAKDVQSHLAGEPVSAYREPPAVRVIRWVSRHRTLSTALGATLLVTTLCLAVATGLLEAAGQREASARSKAERNLDVALRAVDRFFTKVGEDPRLKALGLEKLRQDLLAEARAFHEQLSREGGESRRVVVARGRSDLRLAKITGELGEPREARSLALRALARFSSLVEHDPGDVESREGAAWALDELGAYCAADRQVDEARAFLGRAVAAWERLVDDHPASRDYRLRLATSLNRLGRLLTLILREPSDARVLLERSVMQCAWLDQAGLAAADSLNEQAEADLLLGCLLSEEDFASARPMLDGALSLRERLVSENPHDLGLKSSLVDGCVLVATAYSNARVPGLISSLFVQVREDGQKMAREHPDVPNFTDQCCLIECLYAMHLVRAGEHERAADVLEKAVARSPRFGLGLLYAACGFSTASEVASRPPGPPAAETRRRVERYQERAIALLRDAAGTGLFRQPHQFLGLKSEDLDLAPLRGRPDFQRLVRELEGPAPR
- a CDS encoding ECF-type sigma factor, whose product is MTTEAFGSISQWLDPLRRGDHAAAQPLWERYYGRLVRLARAKLAGGRGLDHYEEDVALSAFDSFVQAVAAGRFPKLVDRDDLWRSLFEVTARKAVNLRKHHARLKRGQGRVLDEAALAGPEERGGLDGILGDEPTPELAAALAEGCRVLLAALDREDPTFKLRRIALWKLEGFTNQEIADKLGYSRRTIAAQLNWIRSAWEGFREP